A portion of the Tiliqua scincoides isolate rTilSci1 chromosome 3, rTilSci1.hap2, whole genome shotgun sequence genome contains these proteins:
- the PCGF5 gene encoding polycomb group RING finger protein 5: MATQRKHFVKDFNPYITCCLCKGYLIKPTTVTECLHTFCKSCIVQHFEDSNDCPRCGNQVHETNPLEMLRLDNTLEEIIFKLVPGLRERELHCEAEFWKKNKPQENGEEENPKSENPKEDADEDENDEDKDYHRSDPQIAICLDCLRNNGQSGDNVVKGLMKKFIRCSTRVTVGTIKKFLSLKLKLPSSYELDVLCNGEIMGKDHTMEFIYMTRWRLRGENFRCQNCLSSQVCSQDGSFYQSYPMVLQYRPRIDFG; this comes from the exons ATGGCTACCCAGCGGAAGCACTTTGTGAAAGATTTCAATCCTTATATCACCTGTTGTCTCTGTAAAGGATATCTCATCAAACCAACTACAGTAACTGAGTGCCTCCATACTT TTTGTAAGAGTTGTATTGTGCAGCATTTTGAAGACAGTAATGACTGTCCCAGATGTGGCAATCAAGTGCATGAGACCAATCCACTAGAAATGTTACG CCTGGATAATACGTTAGAAGAAATTATATTTAAGCTGGTGCCAGGACTTCGAGAAC GAGAACTGCACTGTGAGGCTGAGTtttggaagaaaaacaaaccGCAAGAAAATGGAGAAG aagaaaatcccaaatcTGAAAATCCCAAAGAAGATGCAGATGAGGATGAAAATGATGAGGATAAAGACTATCACAGGAGCGACCCACAGATTGCTATTTGTTTGGATTGTTTACGTAACAATGGACAGTCTGGGGACAATGTAGTAAAA GGACTGATGAAGAAATTCATCCGATGTTCTACACGAGTGACTGTAGGAACTATCAAGAAGTTTCTAAGTTTAAAATTAAAGCTTCCAAGTTCTTATGAG cTGGATGTACTATGCAATGGGGAAATCATGGGGAAGGATCACACTATGGAATTCATCTACATGACAAGATGGAGACTAAGAGGCGAAAAT TTTCGGTGTCAGAATTGTTTATCTTCGCAAGTCTGCTCACAGGATGGCTCTTTTTATCAG tCTTATCCCATGGTACTCCAGTATCGACCCAGAATTGACTTCGGTTAG